One genomic window of Salvelinus alpinus chromosome 9, SLU_Salpinus.1, whole genome shotgun sequence includes the following:
- the LOC139584706 gene encoding repulsive guidance molecule A-like: MQSQRERREVRPCAGWTVMGKGVAGPSALEVGKILVLFLCLFPSVSLQCKILKCNSEFWASTSSSGPEEEFCTALRAYNNCVRRTARTCRGDLAYHSAQHGIEDLMSQHNCSKEGPTTQPRARTPAPPPQLQPDSQERSDGPEQCHYERSLSRHSLPPNYTHCGFFGDPHLRTFSDDFQTCKVEGAWPLIHNKYLSVQVTNTPVVPGSSATATSKLTIIFKNFQECVDQKMYHAETDELPAAFADGSKNGGDRHGANTLRIVEKVPGQHVEIHARYIGTTIVVRQVGRYLTFAVRMPEEVVNSVEDRDNQDLYLCLHGCPANQRIDFRKFRDRAVEGHGPVKSRTGSQSHGFTYQAAMAKCKERLPVEDLYFQSCVFDLLSSGDINFTMAAYYAFEDVKMLHSNKDKYHIFEKDAFGSNAAPRGSDMFSLVLLNCLAMLLWIECCWVHL, encoded by the exons ATGCAGTCGCAAAG ggagaggagagaagtgcgACCCTGTGCTGGATGGACGGTTATGGGGAAGGGAGTAGCAGGACCTTCGGCGCTTGAAGTCGGCAAGATCCTTGTTTTGTTTCTTTGCCTGTTTCCTTCTG TGAGTCTGCAGTGTAAGATCCTCAAGTGTAACTCAGAGTTTTGGGCCTCCACCTCAAGCTCTGGCCCGGAGGAGGAGTTCTGTACGGCACTGCGGGCGTACAACAACTGTGTACGCCGCACCGCACGCACTTGCAGAGGCGACCTGGCCTACCACTCAGCCCAACATGGCATAGAGGACCTCATGAGTCAACACAACTGCTCCAAGGAGGGACCTACAACCCAGCCTCGAGCCCGGACCCCCGCTCCACCACCACAGCTCCAGCCTGACAGCCAGGAGCGCTCCGATGGGCCGGAGCAGTGTCACTACGAACGCAGCCTTTCTCGCCATTCCTTGCCACCCAACTACACCCACTGCGGCTTCTTTGGAGACCcacacctccgtaccttcagcgATGACTTCCAGACTTGCAAGGTGGAGGGAGCCTGGCCACTTATCCATAACAAATACCTGTCTGTTCAGGTGACCAACACACCTGTCGTGCCTGGCTCCTCTGCTACGGCCACCAGCAAG TTGACAATCATCTTCAAGAACTTCCAGGAGTGTGTGGACCAGAAGATGTACCACGCAGAGACAGACGAGCTGCCTGCGGCGTTCGCCGACGGCTCCAAGAACGGTGGAGACCGCCACGGGGCCAACACGCTGCGCATCGTGGAGAAGGTGCCTGGGCAGCATGTGGAGATCCACGCACGCTACATCGGTACAACTATCGTGGTCCGGCAGGTGGGCCGATACCTGACCTTTGCTGTGCGGATGCCAGAGGAAGTAGTGAACTCTGTAGAAGACCGAGACAACCAGGACCTGTACCTCTGCCTGCACGGCTGTCCCGCCAACCAGCGCATCGACTTCAGAAAATTCAGGGACCGTGCTGTGGAGGGCCACGGCCCGGTCAAGAGCAGGACGGGCAGCCAGTCCCATGGGTTTACCTATCAGGCTGCCATGGCCAAGTGTAAAGAGCGCCTCCCAGTGGAAGACCTGTACTTCCAGTCTTGTGTGTTCGACCTGCTTTCCTCTGGTGACATCAACTTCACCATGGCTGCCTACTATGCTTTTGAGGATGTGAAAATGCTCCACTCCAACAAGGACAAATACCACATTTTTGAAAAGGATGCTTTTGGGAGTAATGCAGCACCGAGGGGATCAGATATGTTCTCGCTAGTCCTCCTCAACTGTCTGGCTATGTTGTTGTGGATTGAGTGCTGCTGGGTTCATCTATAG